The Cloeon dipterum chromosome X, ieCloDipt1.1, whole genome shotgun sequence genome includes a window with the following:
- the pasha gene encoding LOW QUALITY PROTEIN: microprocessor complex subunit DGCR8 (The sequence of the model RefSeq protein was modified relative to this genomic sequence to represent the inferred CDS: substituted 1 base at 1 genomic stop codon), with protein sequence MKRTFESGSSSDGELESPAKCPFIHAEAPPPPPEEFVPPPPDEEELPPQPPEVEEGESRNGDTPVPAEFLSFDILDEYHYFNAEEQAERVSPDDDGDSNQMSFDESSEESDVPVDEIHNMLEEGVTAEKIKAKKAEMEKNDEDVVEKEKIVLNEKDHNHFDVLPEGWIKITHECGMPVYLHRKTRVCTMARPYALGTGSVRKHNIPLNAIPCLHYAKIQERETKPKEVKQTDNDSNAPATGREFFDNXRVSIFYNGILEADLPKVRVETVKENIESNTVTSTELQNYCKSRFEFKTIKVKRFNSWISRRRFSKMERAQKQLTRSTLPEGTNLITFPLYNPNENEDDRAGSVGPRKEWVMNPNGKSYVCILHEYVQHALRKQPEYEYKELENAATPYSATVIVNDVRYGQGFGTSKKQAKSEAAKETLEMMIPEIRKVMKQDSKGRYTSNDTDLNYFDSIDITDPRVPDLCAKTCELSPYGILLICLQRNIKLENMKIEYDVNTSKHQKNEYTMRVGEHTATVPCKNKRDGKQRASQEILKQLHPNVKSWGSLLRLYGTRSIKSLKEKKQEEKEITVLQKEASHNSPNYAILEKLRKEMMALHEKQSKIKPIGVFIPPGNVSQPSSSMSKDAVSSI encoded by the exons atgaagaGGACTTTTGAAAGCGGATCTTCCTCTGATGGGGAGCTGGAAAGTCCCGCTAAGTGCCCATTTATCCATGCTGAAGCCCCACCTCCACCACCAGAGGAATTTGTTCCGCCACCTCCTGATGAGGAAGAgctgccgccgcagccgccggaAGTGGAGGAGGGCGAGTCTAGGAACGGAGACACGCCAGTGCCGGCTGAATTCTTATCATTTGATATTCTGGACGAGTACCATTACTTCAATGCCGAAGAACAAGCTGAAAGGGTGTCTCCTGATGATGACGGAGATTCCAATCAAATGTCATTTGATGAATCATCTGAAGAGTCTGATGTGCCCGTGGATGAAATCCACAATATGCTGGAAGAAG gcGTGACTGCCGAAAAGATTAAGGCGAAGAAAGCTGAAATGGAGAAGAACGACGAAGACGTAGttgaaaaggagaaaattgttttgaatg AAAAGGACCACAATCACTTTGATGTTTTGCCAGAGGGCTGGATTAAAATCACGCACGAGTGCGGCATGCCTGTATATTTACACAGGAAAACTAGAGTGTGCACCATGGCGCGCCCTTACGCACTGGGCACAGGCAGTGTCAGG AAGCACAACATTCCTCTCAACGCAATTCCTTGCTTGCACTATGCTAAAATTCAGGAAAGAGAGACCAAGCCAAAGGAGGTTAAGCAAACAGACAACGATTCAAACGCGCCTGCAACTGGTCGTGAgttttttgataattaaagAGTTAGCATATTTTATAATGGAATTTTAGAAGCTGATCTTCCAAAAGTACGGGTTGAAACCGtgaaggaaaatattgagAGCAATACAGTCACCTCAACAGAACTTCAAAACTACTGCAAATCTAgatttgaattcaaaacaaTCAAAGTCAAGAGATTCAA CTCTTGGATTTCGCGCCGCCGATTCTCAAAAATGGAGAGAGCTCAGAAACAGCTAACAAGGTCTACTTTGCCAGAGGGCACGAATCTGATTACTTTTCCACTCTACAATCCAA ATGAAAATGAAGATGACAGGGCGGGCTCTGTGGGACCAAGAAAAGAGTGGGTGATGAACCCAAACGGCAAAAGCTATGTCTGCATACTTCATGAATATGTCCAGCATGCGTTGAGAAAGCAGCCAGAGTATGAGTATAAAGAGCTGG AAAACGCTGCAACTCCATATTCTGCAACAGTGATAGTTAACGACGTAAGATATGGCCAAGGATTTGGCACTAGCAAGAAGCAGGCCAAGTCAGAAGCTGCTAAAGAAACCCTGGAGATGATGATTCCAGAAATCAGGAAAGTCATGAAGCAGGACAGTAAAGGGCGCTACACTTCCAATGATACTGATCTAAAT TATTTTGATAGCATCGACATTACGGACCCAAGAGTTCCAGACTTGTGCGCTAAAACGTGTGAACTATCGCCTTATGGGATCCTCCTCATTTGCTTGCAAAGGAACATTAAGCTGGAGAATATGAAGATCGAGTATGACGTCAACACTTCAAAGCACCAGAAAAACGAATACACCATGCGTGTCGGAGAGCACACTGCCACAGTACCTTGCAAAAACAAGCGAGATGGCAAGCAGCGAGCTTcacaggaaattttaaaa CAATTGCATCCCAACGTGAAAAGTTGGGGCTCACTCCTGAGGCTCTACGGCACTAGATCTATCAAAAGCTTGAAGGAGAAGAAACAAGAGGAGAAAGAGATTACGGTGCTGCAGAAAGAAGCTTCACACAACTCGCCAAATTACGCGATTTTAGAGAAACTCCGGAAGGAAATGATGGCTCTGCACGAAAAACAG agcaaaattaaaccaatCGGAGTTTTCATTCCACCAGGAAATGTTTCACAGCCCTCCTCCTCTATGTCAAAGGATGCTGTTTCTAGCATTTGA